One genomic segment of Dromaius novaehollandiae isolate bDroNov1 chromosome 12, bDroNov1.hap1, whole genome shotgun sequence includes these proteins:
- the LOC135329603 gene encoding uncharacterized protein LOC135329603, whose protein sequence is MEGCWTETISLEQSSLFPTLLQLSTEEIIAIWDAVSNYILEELMQDKGVLLAGLGTFCTVREPLRPGKDNVVTVRRPVFQLEMDMVWLQRLQHPKVTLPDNVKIKPLKYRQLSLATSFSRRVVEDCVQETIRLFSAHVRNKEKVAFAFRDVGVLTCQEDKVHMSFYARCTRWLADPCSKAWQCYQPSSVLCCAASPHRHEGLMFSAESLEEALERRPPLVAGECSAAFSSKARAALEASQWVCVTLQRLPTIDLSISGTPAALGTRPSPLHVFPRFQLAVQGSVEAQAAPTGCPQGKEQELEEELGAVRSSKERRPGKLLPHREELSLPVLPKWGEGARRQGMESKPAARTLVNQTAPIPGTSPGKQVGVQYLPHPPAGPRRGRAGATPRGAAQDAACPPTQRFGRAAHVSLLKEEQRQHQASWEEQQAALEKEAWRQAQASVRTSKAEHAASDFLQSSSGQVEGKGGKKPTEADGGGGAAPGQLPRGGRHLSGHTLEEHG, encoded by the exons atggagggctgctggaccgagaccatcagcctggagcagagctccttgttcccaacgctgctgcagctctccaccgaag agattatTGCTATTTGGGACGCCGTGTCCAATTacatcctggaagagctgatgcaggacaag ggtgtgctgctagcggGGCTCGGCACCTTCTGCACGGTCCGGGAGCCACTGCGCCCTGGCAAAGACAACGTGGTGACAGTTCGAAGGcctgtgttccagctggaaatggacatggtctggctgcagaggctccagcatcccaaagtgactctgcctg ACAACGTGAAGATCAAGCCGCTGAAGTACCGGCAGCTGTCCCTGGCCACCTCCTTCTCGAGGCGCGTGGTGGAAGACTGCGTGCAAGAGACCATCCGCTTGTTCTCTGCGCACGTGCGCAACAAAGAGAAGGTCGCCTTTGCCTTCAGGGACGTCGGCGTTCTGACTTGCCAGGAAGACAAAGTGCACATGAGCTTTTATGCCCGCTGCACCCGGTGGCTGGCGGACCCCTGCAGT aaagcctggcagtgttatcagccgagctctgttctttgctgtgcagcttctccgcaCCGGCATGAGGGGCTAATGTTCTCGGCAGAGAGCTTAGAGGAGGCTTTGGAGAGGCGGCCTCCTCTTGTGGCAGGAgaatgctctgctgccttcagcagcaaggcgagagctgccttggaagcctcccaatgggtctgtgttacattgcagagactgcctacgatagatctctccatctccggcacacctgctgccctggggacccggcctagccctctgcatgtgttcccgag gtttcagcttgctgtgcaaggcagcgtggaggcccaggctgcccccACCGGCTGCCcacaggggaaggagcaggagctggaagaagagcttggggccgtcaggagcagcaaag agaggcgtcctggcaagctcctgccgcaccgcGAGGAGCTTTCTCTCCCCGTGCTGCCAAAGTGGGGGGAAGGCGCGAGGCggcaaggcatggagagcaagcctgctgccag gacccttgtgaaccagacggcccccatcccgggcacctccccggggaagcaggttggcgtgcaatacctcccgcaccctcccgccggacctcggcgtggccgtgccggcgccactcccaggggtgcagcacag gatgcagcctgccctcccacgcagaggtttggaagagctgcccacgtctccctcttgaaagaggagcagaggcagcaccaagcatcgtgggaggaacagcaggccgcactggagaaagaggcctggcgtcaggcccag gcaagcgtccgcacaagcaaagcagaacatgcagcttctgacttcctacaaagttcttcgggacaggtggaaggaaagggtggaaagaaACCGACAGAggctgatggtggaggaggagcggcaccg GGTCAGCTGCCCAGAGGAGGCAGACATTTATCGGGGCATACGCTGGAGGAACACGGCTGA